In Symbiobacterium terraclitae, a single window of DNA contains:
- a CDS encoding GH1 family beta-glucosidase: MRFPEGFLWGVATSSYQIEGAVHEDGRGESIWDRFARTPGNTLNGDTGDVACDHYHRYAEDVALMADLGYGAYRFSVAWPRIQPDGRGPANQKGLDFYRRLVARLLERGITPMVTLYHWDLPQALQEKGGWLNRDTAERFGEFAALMFDALGDAVKLWLTHNEPWCASMLGHFRGVHAPGMKDLRAGVISSHHILLSHGRAVTAYRDGNYRGQIGIAPNLLPNYPLTDSAADREATRISDGYVNRWFLDPVLKGSYPADMLAFYTQVVGPLDFIKEGDLAAMGAPVDLLGINYYRRRTIEADPTSELGFRVHDIVPGTPTTVTGSEIVPECLYDLLLWVKANYGDVPLYITENGMVRDDRIGPDGQVHDPERVDFLRRHVAAAYRAIEAGVNLRGFFAWSFMDNFEWAFGYSQRFGLVYVDYATQARIPKDSARWWGQVARRNGLDEVDVALAQQPLAADSPSSGARPMFTEREE, from the coding sequence ATGCGCTTTCCGGAAGGGTTCCTCTGGGGCGTCGCCACCTCGTCCTACCAGATCGAGGGCGCGGTGCACGAAGACGGGCGGGGCGAGTCCATCTGGGACCGGTTCGCCCGCACCCCCGGCAACACGCTGAACGGCGACACCGGGGACGTCGCCTGCGACCACTACCACCGGTACGCCGAGGACGTCGCCCTCATGGCCGACCTGGGCTATGGCGCCTACCGGTTCTCCGTCGCATGGCCCCGCATCCAGCCCGACGGCCGGGGGCCCGCCAACCAGAAGGGGCTGGACTTCTACCGCCGCCTGGTGGCCCGCCTGCTGGAGCGGGGGATCACGCCCATGGTCACCCTCTACCACTGGGACCTGCCTCAGGCGCTGCAGGAGAAGGGCGGCTGGCTGAACCGCGACACGGCCGAGCGCTTCGGCGAGTTCGCCGCGCTCATGTTCGACGCCCTGGGCGACGCGGTGAAGCTCTGGCTCACCCACAACGAGCCCTGGTGCGCCTCGATGCTGGGCCACTTCCGCGGCGTGCACGCCCCGGGGATGAAGGACCTGCGGGCCGGCGTGATCAGCTCGCACCACATCCTGCTCTCCCACGGCCGGGCGGTCACGGCCTATCGGGACGGCAACTACCGGGGGCAGATCGGCATCGCCCCCAACCTGCTGCCCAACTACCCCCTCACCGACTCCGCGGCCGACCGCGAGGCCACGCGCATCTCCGACGGCTACGTGAACCGCTGGTTCCTCGACCCGGTACTGAAGGGCAGCTACCCGGCGGACATGCTGGCCTTCTACACCCAGGTCGTCGGACCCCTGGACTTCATCAAGGAAGGCGATCTGGCAGCGATGGGCGCGCCGGTGGACCTCCTCGGCATCAACTACTACCGGCGGCGCACCATCGAGGCCGACCCCACATCGGAGCTGGGCTTCAGGGTCCACGACATCGTGCCGGGCACCCCCACCACCGTCACCGGTTCCGAGATCGTGCCGGAGTGCCTCTACGACCTGCTGCTCTGGGTGAAGGCCAACTACGGCGACGTGCCGCTGTACATCACCGAGAACGGCATGGTCCGGGATGACCGCATCGGCCCCGACGGCCAGGTGCACGACCCCGAGCGGGTCGACTTCCTGCGGCGCCACGTGGCGGCCGCGTACCGGGCGATCGAGGCCGGCGTGAACCTCAGGGGCTTCTTCGCCTGGTCGTTCATGGACAACTTCGAATGGGCCTTCGGGTACAGCCAGCGCTTCGGGCTCGTCTACGTGGACTACGCGACGCAGGCCCGCATCCCCAAGGACAGCGCCCGGTGGTGGGGCCAGGTGGCCCGCCGGAACGGGCTGGACGAGGTGGACGTGGCCCTCGCGCAGCAGCCGCTCGCAGCCGATTCCCCGAGCAGCGGCGCCCGGCCGATGTTCACCGAGCGGGAGGAGTA
- a CDS encoding aspartate/glutamate racemase family protein — translation MSKTLALLHTTPVTVGAMSELAARELPGVRVINLLDDSLLKDVIAAGGVTAAVEARMRAYFEQARVAGADAVLCCCSSVGDVVDRARAEAPIPLLRIDEPMAVEAVQSGRRIGVIATVRTTLEPTVGLIRRKAQELGRAVDVEPVLVQGAFAALSAGDGAAHDRLVKEALIALLKRSDVVVLAQASIARVLAALEQPPAIPVLTSPLSGLKAAGAILAE, via the coding sequence ATGTCCAAGACGCTGGCCCTTCTGCACACCACGCCCGTCACCGTCGGCGCCATGTCGGAGCTGGCGGCCCGGGAGCTGCCCGGCGTGCGGGTGATCAACCTGCTGGACGACAGCCTGCTCAAGGACGTGATCGCCGCCGGCGGCGTCACGGCCGCGGTGGAGGCCCGCATGCGGGCCTACTTCGAGCAGGCCAGGGTGGCCGGGGCCGACGCCGTGCTCTGCTGCTGCTCCTCCGTCGGCGACGTGGTGGACCGGGCCCGGGCGGAGGCCCCGATCCCGCTCCTGCGCATCGACGAGCCGATGGCGGTGGAGGCGGTGCAGTCGGGGCGGCGAATCGGGGTGATCGCCACCGTGCGCACCACCCTGGAACCCACCGTGGGCCTCATCCGGCGCAAGGCGCAGGAACTGGGCCGCGCGGTGGACGTGGAGCCCGTGCTGGTGCAGGGGGCGTTCGCCGCCCTGTCGGCCGGCGACGGCGCGGCCCACGACCGCCTCGTGAAGGAGGCGCTCATCGCACTGCTGAAGCGTTCGGATGTGGTGGTGCTTGCGCAGGCCTCCATCGCCCGGGTGCTGGCCGCCCTGGAGCAGCCCCCGGCGATCCCCGTGCTGACCAGCCCCCTCTCCGGCCTGAAGGCGGCCGGGGCCATTCTCGCAGAGTAG
- a CDS encoding class II fructose-bisphosphate aldolase codes for MSKKIPGGLALTEFLPRAQAEGYAVPAFNARYRACIRPIMEAAMAARSPVIVEISQRELGWFGLTPAAFREELERVVRDLKVDVPFALHLDHTWEMDVIEAAVEAGFTSVMIDASSKPFAENVAATREVVAYARAHGVSVEAELGRLTTTDKLETMDDEEMYTDPAEAGDFVRQTGCDALATSVGTAHGVYPVKNPKIDFERLAAIRREVGPATILVLHGGSGLPEETVHKAMALPGGGISKMNIATDLENALLEAMGGLKRMTSAELDAQDPALLERGLAAVRETALAKIRDFVRSAGRV; via the coding sequence ATGAGCAAGAAGATCCCCGGGGGCCTGGCCCTCACCGAGTTCCTGCCCCGCGCGCAGGCGGAGGGCTACGCCGTGCCCGCGTTCAACGCCCGGTACCGCGCCTGCATCCGGCCCATCATGGAGGCGGCCATGGCCGCCCGGTCGCCCGTCATCGTCGAGATCAGCCAGCGGGAGCTGGGCTGGTTCGGGCTCACCCCCGCCGCCTTCCGGGAGGAACTGGAGCGGGTGGTGCGCGACCTGAAGGTGGACGTGCCCTTCGCCCTGCACCTGGACCACACCTGGGAGATGGACGTGATCGAGGCCGCCGTGGAGGCCGGCTTCACCTCGGTGATGATCGACGCCTCCAGCAAGCCGTTCGCCGAGAACGTGGCGGCCACACGGGAGGTAGTGGCCTACGCCCGCGCCCACGGCGTCAGCGTCGAGGCCGAGCTGGGCAGACTGACCACCACGGACAAGCTGGAGACGATGGACGACGAGGAGATGTACACCGACCCGGCCGAGGCCGGCGACTTCGTGCGGCAGACCGGCTGCGACGCCCTGGCCACCTCGGTGGGCACGGCTCACGGGGTCTACCCGGTGAAGAACCCGAAGATCGACTTTGAGCGGCTGGCCGCCATCCGCCGGGAGGTCGGGCCGGCCACCATCCTGGTGCTCCACGGCGGCTCGGGGCTCCCGGAGGAGACGGTGCACAAGGCCATGGCCCTGCCGGGGGGCGGCATCAGCAAGATGAACATCGCCACCGACCTCGAGAACGCCCTGCTGGAGGCCATGGGCGGCCTGAAGCGGATGACCTCGGCGGAGCTGGACGCACAGGACCCGGCGCTGCTGGAGCGGGGCCTGGCCGCCGTGCGGGAGACCGCCCTGGCCAAGATCCGGGACTTCGTCCGCTCGGCGGGCAGGGTGTAG
- a CDS encoding alpha-mannosidase, with product MQEKRSKDLTFIMVGHAHIDPVWLWDWREGYETVKATFRSALDRLRENPEMVFIHSSAAHYAWMENHPEMLAEIREAVARGQWEPVGGWWVEPDANIPSGEALARQGLYGQRYFERVLGRRARIAFLPDTFGHPGTLPQLFRQAGLEYFAFMRPGASELDLPSNLFRWRSPDGSEVLAVRVESYSTNPVYVQMSLERNLHWRPEDARVWVHLFGVGNHGGGPTRRAIASIREANASPDWPTLRFGSLESFFAAHAGRTDVPVWAGELQHHARGCYSAHSGIKAWNRQAESALLAAERWAAVASFYGLAYPGERLEHAWRLLLFNQFHDILAGSAIPAAYADAQRELDEASAVADRTGYAALQVIAQRIDTRRGARPAAEIEPIRRVRWSPESWTVDLGDGTPVVVFNPSPWPRTEVVAVELNEWGAEDLKVLDDQERPVVHQLGRPDSVTTARPRVLFTAEVPALGYRVYRVVDEPAATAPEGGLSASQEVLENRWWRLELNPATGALKGLWDKSRGLQLLAGAGARLLVVEDPSDTWGHGVTALRHEAGAFACTRVELLEDGPVRATWRISYRWTAGADAYATAQQEISLFRDTPGIEGRLTVDWHDRHRALKLAFPLALDEARATFSVPYGHAVRPADGQEEPLQQWMDVTGFVRDARGARHAAGVALLNDGKYAGDVLGGEMRLTILRSPVYAHHDPSRLEQGVQYHYQDQGEQTVRWRLVPHAGSWVDAGVVRAAHDLNAPLAVIREYAHPGDLPKVAGFVTVDPPDQVVVTALKQAEEGDDLILRLYEPAGRPARARISVPLAQAAFAVEAGPHQVKTYRISRAGEVREVNFLEE from the coding sequence GTGCAGGAGAAGCGCAGCAAGGACCTGACGTTCATCATGGTGGGCCACGCCCACATCGACCCTGTCTGGCTCTGGGACTGGCGCGAGGGTTACGAGACGGTGAAGGCCACCTTCCGCTCCGCCCTGGACCGGCTGCGGGAGAATCCGGAAATGGTCTTCATCCACAGCTCCGCGGCGCACTACGCCTGGATGGAGAACCACCCGGAGATGCTGGCCGAGATCAGGGAGGCGGTCGCCCGGGGCCAGTGGGAGCCCGTGGGCGGCTGGTGGGTGGAGCCCGACGCCAACATCCCCTCCGGCGAGGCCCTGGCCCGCCAGGGGCTCTACGGGCAGCGGTACTTCGAACGGGTGCTGGGCCGGCGGGCGCGGATCGCCTTCCTGCCCGACACCTTCGGCCACCCGGGCACGCTGCCGCAGCTCTTCCGTCAGGCAGGGCTGGAGTACTTCGCCTTCATGCGGCCCGGGGCCAGCGAGCTCGACCTGCCGTCGAACCTCTTCCGCTGGCGCTCCCCCGACGGTTCGGAGGTGCTGGCGGTCCGGGTGGAGAGCTACAGCACCAACCCGGTCTACGTGCAGATGTCGCTGGAGCGGAACCTCCACTGGCGGCCGGAGGACGCCCGGGTCTGGGTTCACCTCTTCGGCGTGGGCAACCACGGCGGCGGGCCGACGCGCAGGGCCATCGCGTCCATCCGGGAGGCCAACGCCTCCCCCGACTGGCCCACCCTCCGGTTCGGCTCGCTGGAGTCCTTCTTCGCCGCGCACGCCGGGCGCACGGACGTGCCGGTCTGGGCCGGGGAGCTGCAGCATCACGCCCGGGGCTGCTACAGCGCCCACTCGGGCATCAAGGCGTGGAACCGGCAGGCGGAGTCGGCGCTGCTCGCCGCCGAGAGGTGGGCGGCCGTCGCCTCCTTCTACGGCCTGGCCTACCCCGGCGAGCGGCTGGAGCACGCCTGGCGGCTGCTGCTGTTCAACCAGTTCCACGACATCCTGGCCGGTTCGGCCATCCCGGCCGCGTATGCGGACGCGCAGCGGGAGCTGGACGAGGCCAGCGCGGTGGCGGACCGGACGGGCTACGCCGCCCTGCAGGTGATCGCCCAGCGCATCGACACGCGGCGGGGCGCCCGGCCGGCGGCGGAGATCGAGCCCATCCGCCGGGTGCGCTGGAGCCCCGAGAGCTGGACCGTGGACCTGGGCGACGGCACGCCGGTGGTCGTCTTCAACCCGAGCCCCTGGCCCCGCACCGAGGTGGTGGCGGTGGAGCTGAACGAGTGGGGCGCCGAGGACCTGAAGGTGCTGGACGACCAGGAGCGCCCGGTGGTGCACCAGCTGGGCCGGCCCGACTCCGTCACCACCGCCCGGCCCCGGGTGCTCTTCACCGCCGAGGTGCCGGCCCTGGGGTACCGGGTCTACCGCGTGGTGGACGAGCCGGCGGCCACCGCTCCTGAGGGCGGGCTCTCCGCCTCGCAGGAGGTCCTGGAGAACCGCTGGTGGCGCCTGGAGCTGAACCCGGCCACCGGCGCCCTGAAGGGGCTCTGGGACAAGTCCCGTGGGCTGCAGCTGCTGGCCGGCGCCGGCGCCCGGCTCCTCGTGGTGGAGGATCCCTCCGACACCTGGGGCCACGGCGTGACCGCCCTCAGGCACGAGGCCGGGGCCTTCGCCTGCACCCGGGTGGAGCTGCTGGAGGACGGGCCGGTACGGGCGACGTGGCGCATCAGCTACCGCTGGACGGCTGGGGCCGATGCCTACGCCACGGCGCAGCAGGAGATCAGCCTGTTCCGTGATACGCCGGGCATCGAGGGGCGCCTGACGGTGGACTGGCACGACCGGCACCGGGCGCTGAAGCTGGCCTTCCCCCTCGCACTCGACGAGGCGCGCGCCACCTTCTCGGTGCCTTACGGCCACGCCGTCCGCCCGGCGGACGGACAGGAGGAGCCGCTGCAGCAGTGGATGGACGTGACGGGCTTCGTCCGGGACGCCAGGGGCGCCCGGCACGCCGCAGGCGTCGCCCTGCTGAACGATGGCAAGTACGCGGGCGACGTCCTGGGCGGCGAGATGCGGCTGACGATCCTGCGCAGCCCGGTCTACGCCCACCACGACCCGAGCAGGCTGGAGCAGGGCGTGCAGTACCACTACCAGGATCAGGGAGAGCAGACGGTGCGCTGGCGCCTGGTGCCGCATGCGGGCTCCTGGGTCGACGCCGGCGTCGTCCGGGCGGCCCACGACCTGAACGCTCCGCTGGCCGTCATCCGCGAGTACGCCCACCCGGGCGATCTGCCCAAGGTGGCCGGCTTCGTCACGGTCGATCCGCCCGACCAGGTGGTGGTGACCGCGCTCAAGCAGGCCGAGGAGGGCGACGACCTGATCCTCCGGCTCTACGAGCCCGCGGGCCGCCCGGCGAGGGCGCGCATCAGCGTCCCGCTGGCGCAGGCCGCCTTCGCGGTCGAGGCGGGCCCCCATCAGGTGAAGACGTACCGCATCAGCCGTGCAGGCGAGGTGCGGGAGGTCAACTTCCTGGAGGAGTAG
- a CDS encoding alpha-mannosidase — translation MSEQKTQVIMYHHTHWDREWWTTYQQFRFRLVNIVDQLLDNLDRDPSFRFTLDGQTIVLKDYLAVRPENRRRLVGHIRSGRLAVGPWHILPDEFLVSPEAHIRNLWLGERTARELGVRTSRVGYLPDQFGHSAGMPAILAGFGIESAVVWRGFGAPPVGHPPGDGYPGHPDCYRFAHPYNAAQFPAAMQSEFWWEGPDGTRILGIYLPLEYYRSHYADYPDDPARTRDQTVGRARRTVAHLKAFATTRFLLEPMGGDHLPSDERLPGLLAEINRELAAEGVEYRLGSLEEYVAAVKGENPQLQVVWKGEGRAFGRKAHLLPGVLSARLYLKRQNQQCQVALERYAEPLQALAWLLGGRYEQTYLWTAWERLVENHPHDSICGCSVDQVHREMLTRFAESHQMAHLLAQSALEDIARRVDRTGVPEGAQPLLVFNPLTWSRTDVVTLPFNPALAIDPATWRLVDDAGREVPFQTRPGEAPIDKLERFDWLGAPPGPYVTGSANDCTLVTFVAEGVPGLGYRRYHLEPRKRPLPARVWRFTVTGDAAKEKGDDATTGLTIGPGLLENQFLRVTVSPADGSLTLYDKGTGLIYEGLNRFEDGGDAGDTYNYARPVGDQVLSTRGLQPRLSWVECGPARATLRITWAWSLPEGLTEDRTSRSPRYVPFVLHSDITLLPGVKRVDIRTHFENTARDHRLRACFPLGAPAAASAAESHFCVVERPTALPEGERGSAEPAVAEHPQLAFVSVSDGARGITIANRGLPEYAADPDGTVRLTLLRAVGWLSRDDIGSRVGGAGPTMRTPEAQMLGPVEAEYAIIPHAGDWDAALSCKPAHDFNAPLAAVPLVPQAAPMRAHLPAVAESLPAAGALVEVAGDLLLTACKRAEDREALVLRFVNESATARALWVRPARRPARACLVNLREEPLEGGELPVDEDGAVALEAAPWQVFTLAFEF, via the coding sequence ATGTCCGAGCAGAAGACGCAGGTGATCATGTACCACCACACCCACTGGGACCGCGAGTGGTGGACCACCTACCAGCAGTTCCGCTTCCGGCTCGTGAACATCGTCGATCAGCTGCTGGACAACCTCGACCGCGACCCGTCCTTCCGGTTCACCCTCGACGGGCAGACCATCGTGCTGAAGGATTACCTGGCCGTGCGGCCCGAGAACCGGAGGCGGCTGGTGGGCCACATCCGGTCGGGCCGGCTGGCCGTGGGGCCCTGGCACATCCTGCCCGACGAGTTCCTGGTGAGCCCCGAGGCGCACATCCGCAACCTCTGGCTGGGGGAGCGGACCGCCCGGGAGCTGGGCGTGCGGACCAGCCGCGTCGGCTACCTGCCCGACCAGTTCGGCCACTCGGCTGGCATGCCGGCGATCCTGGCCGGCTTCGGCATCGAGAGCGCCGTTGTGTGGCGGGGCTTCGGCGCCCCGCCTGTGGGCCACCCCCCGGGGGATGGCTACCCCGGTCACCCCGACTGCTACCGCTTCGCCCACCCGTACAACGCGGCCCAGTTCCCGGCCGCCATGCAGTCCGAGTTCTGGTGGGAGGGCCCCGACGGCACCCGCATCCTCGGGATCTACCTGCCCCTGGAGTACTACCGCAGCCACTATGCCGATTATCCGGACGACCCGGCGCGCACCCGGGACCAGACCGTCGGCCGGGCCCGCCGCACGGTGGCCCACCTGAAGGCCTTCGCCACCACCCGCTTCCTGCTGGAGCCCATGGGCGGCGACCACCTGCCCAGCGATGAACGGCTGCCCGGGCTGCTGGCCGAGATCAACCGAGAGTTGGCCGCCGAGGGCGTCGAGTACCGGCTCGGCTCCCTGGAGGAGTACGTGGCGGCCGTGAAGGGCGAGAACCCGCAGCTGCAGGTGGTCTGGAAAGGGGAGGGCCGGGCCTTCGGCCGCAAGGCGCACCTGCTGCCCGGCGTGCTCTCCGCCCGCCTCTACCTGAAGCGGCAGAACCAGCAGTGCCAGGTCGCCCTGGAGCGCTACGCCGAGCCGCTGCAGGCGCTGGCCTGGCTGCTGGGCGGCCGCTACGAGCAGACCTACCTCTGGACCGCCTGGGAGCGCCTTGTGGAGAACCACCCCCACGACTCCATCTGCGGCTGCTCGGTTGACCAGGTGCACCGGGAGATGCTCACCCGGTTCGCCGAGTCGCACCAGATGGCGCACCTGCTGGCCCAGAGCGCCCTGGAGGACATCGCCCGCCGGGTGGACCGGACCGGCGTGCCTGAGGGCGCGCAGCCGCTGCTGGTCTTCAACCCGCTCACCTGGAGCCGCACCGATGTGGTGACGCTGCCCTTCAACCCCGCCCTGGCCATCGACCCGGCCACGTGGCGGCTGGTGGATGACGCCGGCCGAGAGGTGCCCTTCCAAACCCGGCCCGGCGAGGCCCCCATCGACAAGCTGGAGCGGTTCGACTGGCTGGGGGCGCCGCCCGGGCCCTACGTGACCGGCTCCGCCAACGACTGCACGCTGGTCACCTTTGTGGCCGAGGGGGTGCCCGGCCTCGGCTACCGCCGGTACCACCTCGAGCCCCGGAAGCGGCCCCTGCCGGCCCGTGTCTGGCGGTTCACCGTGACCGGCGACGCTGCCAAGGAGAAGGGCGATGACGCGACGACGGGCCTGACCATCGGCCCGGGCCTCCTGGAGAACCAGTTCCTGCGGGTGACCGTCTCGCCCGCAGACGGCAGCCTCACCCTCTACGACAAGGGGACCGGTCTGATCTACGAAGGGCTGAACCGGTTCGAAGACGGCGGCGACGCCGGCGACACCTACAACTACGCCCGCCCGGTGGGTGACCAGGTGCTCTCCACCCGGGGCCTGCAGCCCCGGCTCAGCTGGGTGGAGTGCGGCCCCGCCCGCGCCACCCTGCGGATCACCTGGGCCTGGTCGCTGCCCGAGGGGCTCACGGAGGACCGAACCAGCCGCTCGCCCCGGTACGTGCCCTTTGTGCTGCACAGCGATATCACGCTGCTGCCCGGGGTGAAGCGGGTCGACATCCGCACGCACTTCGAGAACACCGCCCGCGATCACCGGCTCCGGGCCTGCTTCCCGCTGGGCGCCCCGGCGGCCGCCTCTGCCGCGGAGTCGCACTTCTGCGTGGTGGAGCGCCCCACTGCGCTGCCGGAGGGTGAGCGGGGCAGCGCCGAGCCGGCCGTGGCCGAGCACCCGCAGCTTGCGTTCGTCTCGGTCTCCGACGGCGCCCGGGGCATCACCATCGCCAACCGGGGCCTGCCCGAGTACGCGGCTGACCCCGACGGCACGGTGCGGCTCACCCTGCTGCGGGCCGTGGGCTGGCTGAGCCGGGACGACATCGGCAGCCGCGTGGGCGGCGCCGGGCCCACCATGCGGACGCCGGAGGCGCAGATGCTGGGGCCGGTGGAGGCAGAGTACGCCATCATCCCCCACGCCGGCGACTGGGACGCGGCGCTGAGCTGCAAGCCGGCGCACGACTTCAACGCCCCGCTGGCAGCCGTGCCGCTGGTGCCCCAGGCGGCGCCCATGCGGGCGCACCTGCCCGCGGTGGCGGAGAGTCTGCCGGCCGCGGGGGCGCTGGTGGAGGTGGCCGGTGACCTCCTGCTCACCGCCTGCAAGCGGGCCGAGGACCGGGAGGCCCTGGTGCTGCGCTTCGTCAACGAATCGGCCACCGCCCGGGCCCTGTGGGTGCGGCCGGCGCGGCGGCCAGCCCGGGCCTGCCTGGTGAACCTCCGGGAGGAGCCGCTGGAGGGCGGCGAGCTGCCCGTCGACGAGGACGGCGCGGTGGCCCTGGAGGCGGCGCCCTGGCAGGTATTCACGCTGGCCTTCGAGTTTTAG
- a CDS encoding histidine phosphatase family protein: MILYLVRHGQSEGNIVTYDVPDGRLTPLGRQQAEETARRLAEEGLDLLISSPLRRALETALATQARTGLPLEVWQRLWEYRDLEPAQFLGRRGVLELCPGALCDDDLPQDGFECGWETPETAFARARDMFDRIRRRFGATDQKVAIFAHGTFNVFLLMAMMGRPWQPGLWIEQRNCCINRIHIDPQHVRILGINDVAHLSTSTI, encoded by the coding sequence GTGATCCTGTACCTCGTGCGCCACGGCCAGTCCGAAGGAAACATCGTCACCTACGACGTCCCCGACGGCCGCCTGACCCCCCTCGGCCGGCAGCAGGCCGAGGAGACCGCCCGCCGCCTGGCGGAGGAGGGCCTCGACCTGCTCATCAGCAGCCCGCTCCGCCGGGCGCTGGAGACCGCCCTGGCCACCCAGGCGCGCACCGGCCTGCCCCTGGAGGTCTGGCAGCGGCTGTGGGAGTACCGGGACCTGGAGCCGGCGCAGTTCCTGGGGCGGCGCGGCGTGCTGGAACTCTGCCCCGGAGCGCTGTGCGACGACGACCTGCCCCAAGACGGGTTCGAGTGCGGCTGGGAGACGCCGGAGACCGCATTCGCCCGGGCCCGGGACATGTTCGATCGCATCCGCCGCCGGTTCGGCGCCACCGATCAGAAGGTGGCCATCTTCGCGCACGGCACCTTCAACGTGTTCCTGCTGATGGCCATGATGGGCCGCCCCTGGCAGCCTGGCCTCTGGATTGAGCAGCGCAACTGCTGCATCAACCGGATCCACATCGACCCGCAGCACGTGCGCATCCTCGGCATCAACGACGTGGCGCACCTGAGCACCTCGACCATCTAG